A portion of the Leptospira inadai serovar Lyme str. 10 genome contains these proteins:
- a CDS encoding RelA/SpoT family protein, whose product MGFVKAPATKEMLLEGVRDRLGPESLELVEKAYKVSEEAHQGQFRLSGEPYIVHPLQVGYILYELGLDEKVISAGILHDVIEDTKYTRDNMVSDFGTEITQLVEGVTKISEIKSQSRETEAAENIRKIIIATIQDIRVILIKLADKTHNMRTLSFQPPEKQRRIANETLSLYAPIAGRLGIYKVKSELEDLAFQVIYPEEYQDIKKRINVKKSEREEYIDKLQIILKQRLAEININAQVDGRAKHFFSIYRKMKTKEKTFDEIFDLRAIRIITDEIKDCYGVLGIVHTLWTPVPGRFKDYIATPKTNMYQSLHTTVIGPDGKPLEVQIRTAEMNAIAEFGIAAHWVYKEGKTHANERHLTVKWLEVLQSWQDSALDPKEFLEELKYDLHEDEVFVFTPKGEIIQLPKGATVLDFAFRIHTDVGLHCKGAKINSRMIPLRTELRSGDQVEVVVDKRSKPSPIWLRIVRTTSARQKLRAYFRKLREESRKDLEHGAESAAELTLNAEVLEELKRKPSHDKNHKQGHSGEGRVLVAGLRDIPVRLSGCCSPLPGDQIIGFVTRGRGVSVHKKNCSVAMKQREEEQLRIISVDWDYGQTEPVPVRVEVKARDRQGIYLEMVKSISGTQTNILEAGASTVQKDTLMARFMIEVEHLDQLKEILGNLKRIPDVVFAHRVK is encoded by the coding sequence ATGGGATTTGTGAAAGCTCCTGCGACCAAAGAAATGCTTTTAGAAGGAGTCCGGGATCGTCTCGGACCGGAGTCTCTGGAACTCGTGGAAAAAGCGTACAAGGTTTCCGAAGAAGCACACCAAGGACAGTTTCGTCTATCCGGAGAGCCGTATATCGTGCATCCGCTACAAGTGGGCTATATTCTTTACGAGTTAGGATTGGACGAAAAGGTGATCTCGGCCGGAATCCTTCATGATGTCATAGAAGATACGAAATACACCCGGGACAATATGGTCTCGGACTTCGGCACCGAAATCACCCAACTTGTGGAAGGCGTTACTAAAATTTCGGAGATCAAGAGCCAATCCCGAGAAACGGAGGCCGCAGAAAATATCCGTAAAATCATCATCGCTACGATTCAAGATATTCGAGTCATACTGATCAAACTTGCGGACAAAACCCATAATATGAGGACTCTTTCGTTTCAGCCGCCCGAAAAGCAACGCAGGATAGCCAACGAAACTCTTTCGCTTTACGCGCCTATCGCAGGAAGATTAGGTATTTATAAAGTAAAATCGGAACTGGAGGATCTCGCGTTTCAGGTCATTTATCCGGAAGAATACCAGGATATCAAGAAAAGAATCAACGTAAAGAAATCCGAACGAGAAGAGTATATAGATAAACTTCAAATTATTCTAAAGCAGCGTTTGGCGGAAATAAACATCAACGCGCAAGTCGACGGAAGAGCGAAGCATTTCTTCTCCATTTATAGAAAAATGAAAACGAAGGAAAAAACCTTCGACGAAATCTTTGATTTGAGGGCGATTCGGATCATTACGGATGAAATCAAGGATTGCTACGGAGTTTTAGGAATCGTGCATACTCTTTGGACTCCGGTTCCGGGAAGGTTTAAGGACTACATAGCGACTCCTAAGACGAATATGTACCAATCCTTGCATACGACCGTGATCGGCCCGGACGGTAAACCTCTCGAGGTTCAAATTCGAACGGCGGAGATGAACGCGATCGCCGAATTCGGAATCGCGGCACATTGGGTGTACAAAGAAGGGAAGACTCACGCGAACGAACGGCATCTTACCGTAAAATGGTTGGAGGTCCTTCAATCCTGGCAGGATTCCGCATTGGATCCCAAGGAATTCCTGGAAGAGCTGAAGTACGACCTTCATGAGGATGAAGTTTTCGTTTTCACTCCGAAAGGCGAGATCATTCAGCTTCCGAAGGGCGCGACCGTACTCGACTTTGCATTTAGAATTCATACTGATGTCGGTCTCCATTGTAAGGGAGCGAAAATAAATAGCAGAATGATTCCCTTACGGACGGAGTTGCGCAGCGGGGATCAGGTGGAGGTCGTAGTCGATAAGCGATCCAAGCCTTCGCCGATTTGGCTTAGAATCGTTAGAACCACTTCCGCCCGTCAAAAACTTCGAGCCTACTTCCGGAAACTTCGCGAGGAAAGTCGCAAAGATTTGGAACATGGGGCCGAATCCGCCGCAGAATTGACCCTAAATGCCGAAGTTCTGGAAGAGCTAAAGAGAAAACCTTCTCACGATAAGAACCATAAGCAGGGTCATTCCGGCGAAGGCCGAGTCCTCGTCGCAGGATTGAGGGATATTCCCGTCCGTCTTTCCGGTTGTTGTTCTCCTCTGCCCGGCGACCAAATCATCGGCTTTGTTACGAGAGGGCGTGGCGTGTCGGTTCACAAGAAAAATTGTAGCGTTGCAATGAAGCAACGGGAAGAAGAACAACTTCGAATCATATCCGTGGATTGGGATTACGGACAAACCGAACCGGTTCCCGTGAGAGTCGAAGTTAAGGCCAGGGATCGTCAGGGGATCTATTTGGAGATGGTTAAGAGCATTTCGGGAACCCAGACGAATATTTTGGAAGCGGGAGCTTCTACCGTTCAGAAAGACACTCTAATGGCAAGATTCATGATCGAAGTCGAGCATCTGGATCAGCTAAAGGAAATTCTCGGAAATCTTAAGCGGATACCGGACGTAGTGTTTGCTCATCGCGTAAAATAA
- a CDS encoding extracellular solute-binding protein, with translation MRNSIVFLIVGFLIGPTFSCGEKEDSDNGTVVKDISWQGEYSSIPEALRKNNPIASKDAKKGGTLRIYSHQFPKSLNYYLEQFSTTAEIFQTMFEPLLEYHPITLEPMPHLASSWKISADKKKFTFTIDRNAKWSDGKPVTAKDVLFTYETLMNKENNTAVFRIGLARFEKPVVLNEYEVEFTQKEIHWSNFETVAHSLFILPEHHFKEKDFNKENFEFPVVSGPYELLSAKKGRYVRLRRRGDYWMRAYPFYQGSDNFDVLLFKVYTEEAVAFQAFKKGDIDIYPVYKAYTWVKEATGEPFDKNYIVKQKVYNDKPIGFQGWVFNMRRPPFDDVRVRKAIAHLVDRKLLVEKLAFNEYDLTDAYYTGVWPGNSTPNPPIDYDPAKARKLLSEAGWKPNAKGILEKNGKEFKFAILDRDKGTEKYFTVFIERAKELGIQASIDLTDLAEWSSRIDKYDFDMTWAAWGGGLFPDPEPMWFSKYADETGQNNLAGFKSPEVDKLIQEQKTEFNAQKRADILRKIDKALTKEVPYVLLWNTKSTRLLYWNRFGFPVNPLGRFSGESGANHLWWLDENKADLLNSNKKSKSAMPTYSPVLKYSPLL, from the coding sequence ATTCGGAATTCGATCGTATTCCTAATCGTAGGTTTTTTGATAGGACCGACTTTTTCCTGCGGAGAAAAAGAAGACTCCGATAACGGAACCGTCGTTAAGGATATTTCTTGGCAAGGGGAATATTCGTCCATACCGGAAGCTTTACGAAAAAATAATCCTATCGCTTCCAAGGACGCTAAGAAAGGCGGAACACTCCGAATTTACAGCCATCAATTTCCGAAATCTTTAAATTATTATCTGGAGCAATTCTCCACTACTGCGGAAATATTTCAAACGATGTTCGAGCCTCTATTGGAGTATCATCCGATAACGTTGGAACCGATGCCTCACTTGGCGAGTTCCTGGAAAATCTCCGCAGATAAGAAAAAATTCACGTTTACGATCGATAGGAACGCGAAATGGTCCGACGGCAAACCGGTTACCGCAAAAGACGTACTGTTTACTTACGAAACCTTAATGAATAAAGAGAATAATACGGCAGTATTCAGGATCGGATTAGCTCGATTCGAAAAACCTGTCGTGTTAAACGAATATGAAGTCGAATTTACTCAAAAAGAAATTCATTGGTCGAATTTCGAGACGGTCGCGCATTCCCTATTTATTCTACCCGAGCATCACTTTAAGGAAAAGGATTTTAATAAGGAAAACTTCGAATTCCCCGTAGTTTCGGGACCGTACGAACTTTTGTCCGCTAAAAAAGGAAGGTATGTTCGTTTACGTAGACGCGGAGATTATTGGATGCGCGCTTATCCCTTTTATCAGGGAAGCGATAACTTCGACGTTCTGTTATTTAAAGTGTATACCGAGGAAGCGGTCGCGTTTCAGGCGTTTAAGAAAGGAGATATCGATATATATCCGGTTTACAAGGCCTATACTTGGGTAAAGGAAGCGACGGGAGAACCGTTCGATAAAAATTATATCGTTAAGCAAAAAGTTTATAACGACAAGCCGATCGGTTTTCAAGGCTGGGTGTTTAATATGAGACGTCCGCCTTTCGACGATGTTCGCGTTCGTAAGGCGATCGCTCATTTGGTGGATCGGAAACTTTTAGTAGAGAAACTGGCGTTTAACGAATACGATTTAACGGACGCGTATTATACGGGAGTATGGCCCGGGAATTCCACACCCAACCCTCCGATCGATTATGATCCGGCAAAGGCACGAAAACTTTTATCGGAAGCCGGATGGAAGCCGAATGCAAAAGGGATTCTGGAAAAAAACGGGAAGGAATTTAAATTCGCAATTTTAGATAGAGATAAGGGTACAGAAAAATATTTTACGGTTTTTATCGAACGTGCAAAAGAACTCGGGATCCAAGCCAGTATAGACCTCACCGATTTAGCGGAGTGGAGTTCACGCATCGATAAATACGATTTTGATATGACCTGGGCTGCCTGGGGTGGGGGACTATTTCCCGATCCGGAACCTATGTGGTTTTCAAAATACGCGGACGAAACCGGCCAGAATAATTTGGCAGGCTTTAAAAGTCCCGAAGTCGATAAATTAATCCAAGAACAAAAGACGGAGTTCAACGCGCAAAAACGCGCGGATATACTTCGTAAAATCGATAAGGCCTTAACGAAAGAGGTTCCATACGTTCTATTATGGAATACTAAATCGACTCGACTATTGTATTGGAATCGATTCGGATTCCCGGTAAATCCATTGGGACGGTTTAGCGGAGAAAGCGGTGCTAATCACCTTTGGTGGTTGGATGAGAATAAAGCGGACTTATTAAACTCGAATAAAAAGTCTAAAAGTGCAATGCCTACATATTCTCCCGTGCTTAAGTATTCTCCGCTGCTTTAA
- the purB gene encoding adenylosuccinate lyase — translation MIDRYSNPEIARIWELENKFNIWKEIEILACELRTKKGEIPEEDFEEIRSKARFKVDEILEIESKVHHDVIAFLTNMNSYIGPAGRHIHHGLTSSDIGDTALCVQMVQAMELILRKTDQLIEAIREKAIQYRDLPCIGRSHGIHAEPMTLGLKFALFYEEMRRNRSRLQTAKEEVAVGKLSGAVGTYSNIEPDIEEYVCERLGLKPDPIATQVVSRDRHAAYMSALGVTAASLDRFATEVRLLQKTEGREVEEPFSVGQKGSSAMPHKRNPVICERISGISRVIRSNVQTALQNVPLWHERDISHSSAERIVIPDSTIALEYILDKMLFVVKNLHVYPDAIERTLGITRGLIFSQKVLLHLIEKGGITREDAYSIVQGHAMAVWADQTQTLKGRLAADPKVQAVLKPGDLDAIFRIEPYLAKVGLIYKRLGLE, via the coding sequence ATGATCGACCGTTATTCTAATCCGGAAATTGCAAGAATCTGGGAACTAGAAAATAAATTCAATATTTGGAAAGAAATCGAAATTCTCGCGTGCGAACTGAGAACCAAGAAGGGAGAAATTCCGGAAGAGGATTTCGAAGAGATTCGGTCCAAGGCTCGTTTTAAGGTCGATGAAATATTGGAAATCGAATCGAAGGTTCATCACGATGTGATCGCGTTCTTGACCAATATGAATTCCTATATCGGCCCGGCAGGACGTCACATTCACCATGGTCTTACTTCCTCGGATATCGGCGATACTGCCTTATGCGTACAGATGGTGCAGGCGATGGAACTCATTCTCCGTAAGACCGATCAACTGATCGAAGCGATCCGGGAAAAAGCGATTCAGTATAGGGACCTTCCTTGTATCGGTCGATCTCACGGAATTCACGCCGAGCCGATGACACTCGGATTGAAATTCGCCCTTTTTTACGAAGAGATGCGAAGAAACCGAAGCCGTCTTCAAACTGCAAAGGAAGAAGTCGCGGTGGGAAAACTTTCCGGTGCCGTGGGAACTTATTCCAATATCGAGCCCGATATAGAGGAGTATGTTTGTGAGCGATTGGGTTTAAAGCCCGATCCGATTGCGACTCAGGTCGTATCTAGGGATAGACATGCGGCTTACATGTCGGCTCTCGGAGTGACTGCCGCTAGCTTAGATCGCTTTGCAACCGAAGTTCGTCTCTTGCAAAAGACGGAAGGCCGTGAAGTGGAGGAGCCGTTTTCCGTTGGACAAAAAGGTTCTTCGGCGATGCCTCATAAACGAAATCCGGTGATATGTGAAAGAATTTCCGGCATCTCGAGAGTCATACGGTCGAACGTGCAAACCGCTCTACAGAACGTTCCTCTTTGGCATGAACGAGATATTTCTCATTCTTCAGCGGAACGCATCGTAATCCCGGATTCGACGATTGCGCTCGAATACATTTTAGATAAGATGCTTTTCGTAGTCAAAAACCTGCACGTTTATCCGGATGCAATCGAGAGAACATTAGGAATTACGCGTGGATTAATATTTTCCCAAAAGGTTCTTCTTCACTTAATCGAAAAAGGTGGAATCACTCGAGAGGATGCATACTCGATAGTTCAGGGACATGCGATGGCGGTTTGGGCGGATCAAACTCAAACCTTGAAAGGCAGACTCGCAGCCGATCCTAAGGTTCAAGCCGTTCTGAAGCCGGGAGATCTAGATGCAATTTTTCGAATAGAACCTTATCTGGCGAAAGTAGGATTGATCTACAAGCGTCTCGGATTAGAATAG
- a CDS encoding helix-turn-helix transcriptional regulator yields the protein MISEITNILHYFCLSNLIFLIGLFAWRYHYDLRIRIAAGFSFGIICYIILSLDPNMLIPLPIRVGLFGGLLSLPFFFWILSSAIFVDNFHPKLWHWSILVGKILISALLVYPVLDEINMRGPIESETVLAHIIVPTLLSLAFVLAAILQTYSGRKDDLIETRRRLREVHILVTGSVITFSIFSHLILRGKALSEILDLLNVVLAWGLILAFMHLVLELKDGLVDPEPDGEIEEEERVIQADPALKRKLVLAFEEEKLYRKEGLTIGQLAEDLEVQEYKLRRLINQAMGFRNFPDFLNRYRIQEACEILLDSGKDEFPIIRIAMDLGYQSLGPFNRAFKELTGVTPTEFRKNRERQPQV from the coding sequence TTGATCTCCGAGATCACAAATATCCTTCATTATTTCTGTCTTTCGAATTTAATCTTTCTTATCGGATTATTTGCGTGGAGATATCATTACGATCTCAGAATTCGAATCGCGGCGGGTTTTTCTTTCGGAATTATCTGCTACATTATACTTTCCTTAGATCCGAATATGCTGATTCCGCTTCCGATTCGTGTCGGGTTATTCGGCGGACTTCTTAGTTTGCCGTTTTTTTTCTGGATCTTAAGCTCCGCCATCTTTGTGGATAATTTTCACCCGAAGCTTTGGCATTGGTCCATATTAGTAGGAAAGATTTTGATTTCGGCATTACTCGTTTATCCTGTGCTGGATGAAATCAACATGAGAGGTCCGATCGAATCTGAGACCGTCCTTGCTCATATCATAGTTCCTACTTTACTTTCTCTCGCGTTTGTCCTGGCCGCCATTCTGCAGACATATTCCGGTAGGAAGGACGATCTAATAGAAACCCGACGTCGATTGAGGGAGGTCCACATTCTCGTTACCGGTAGCGTCATCACTTTCTCGATATTCTCCCATTTGATTTTACGCGGAAAAGCGCTTTCGGAAATCCTGGATTTGTTAAACGTAGTTCTCGCTTGGGGATTGATTCTTGCGTTCATGCACTTAGTGCTCGAACTGAAAGACGGTTTGGTCGATCCGGAGCCGGACGGAGAAATCGAAGAAGAGGAACGGGTCATTCAGGCGGATCCGGCGTTAAAGAGAAAATTAGTCCTCGCCTTCGAGGAAGAAAAACTATATCGAAAGGAAGGATTGACGATCGGCCAATTGGCGGAGGATTTGGAAGTTCAGGAATATAAACTAAGGCGTCTGATTAATCAGGCTATGGGTTTCCGAAACTTTCCCGACTTCCTCAATCGGTATAGGATTCAAGAAGCGTGTGAGATCCTACTGGATTCGGGAAAGGACGAGTTCCCCATCATCCGGATTGCTATGGACTTAGGCTACCAATCTTTGGGTCCGTTTAATCGGGCCTTTAAAGAACTTACCGGAGTCACTCCCACGGAATTCCGTAAAAATCGGGAAAGACAACCCCAAGTGTAA